In Kordia antarctica, the following proteins share a genomic window:
- a CDS encoding isoaspartyl peptidase/L-asparaginase family protein, with protein MQTISIAIHGGAGTLVKGMMTPQLEAEYRAALQKALDAGYKLLEEGKSAVEAVEKAVILLEDSHLFNAGKGSVFTADETHEMDASIMEGKTLNAGAVSLITGIKNPVSLARDVMDKSEHVFLAGEGAMQFAKLQNHTIEDEAYFYDELRHNQWLEIKDTDSFQLDHSVKKDSKFGTVGAVACDINGNIAAATSTGGMTNKRFGRVGDSPMIGAGNYANNETCAVSCTGSGEYFIRGVVAYDVSCLMEHKEYSLEKASDIVINERILKLGGDGGLIAVDAKGNIAMPFNTEGMYRASKSSNGVEEVSIYK; from the coding sequence ATGCAAACCATTTCAATTGCCATTCACGGTGGCGCAGGAACCTTAGTAAAAGGGATGATGACACCGCAACTCGAAGCGGAATATAGAGCTGCGTTGCAAAAAGCATTAGATGCAGGTTATAAATTGTTGGAAGAAGGGAAATCGGCAGTAGAAGCCGTTGAAAAAGCAGTCATACTTTTAGAAGATTCACACTTGTTCAACGCAGGAAAAGGAAGTGTATTTACAGCAGATGAAACTCATGAAATGGACGCTTCTATTATGGAAGGAAAAACCTTGAATGCTGGAGCAGTTTCTTTAATTACAGGAATTAAAAATCCTGTTTCGTTAGCGCGCGATGTCATGGACAAAAGTGAACATGTGTTTTTAGCTGGAGAAGGCGCCATGCAGTTTGCAAAATTACAAAATCATACTATTGAAGATGAAGCGTATTTTTATGATGAATTACGACATAATCAATGGTTAGAAATAAAAGATACGGATAGTTTTCAATTAGATCATTCTGTAAAAAAAGATTCTAAATTCGGAACTGTTGGTGCCGTAGCTTGTGATATAAATGGAAATATTGCTGCGGCAACTTCTACAGGCGGAATGACAAACAAACGTTTTGGTAGAGTTGGCGATTCACCAATGATTGGCGCAGGAAATTATGCAAATAACGAAACCTGTGCAGTTTCATGTACAGGAAGCGGCGAATATTTTATTCGTGGTGTTGTAGCCTATGATGTTTCATGTTTAATGGAACACAAAGAATATTCACTCGAAAAAGCATCAGATATTGTCATCAACGAACGCATCTTAAAGCTCGGTGGCGACGGCGGATTAATCGCAGTTGACGCAAAAGGAAATATCGCAATGCCATTTAATACTGAAGGAATGTATAGAGCAAGTAAATCTTCAAACGGAGTGGAAGAGGTTTCTATTTATAAATAA
- a CDS encoding cyanophycinase, translated as MQQMKGTLIPIGGNEDKGLSDDEMDTQDFIDEGILSHVVNEAGGIDAKIVVIPTASSIPVEVGENYLEAFQILGCTDVTVLDIRSKKDSRKQSAIDLIKNAQCIMFSGGDQSKITDRIGDTEIHDILVNRYQNEEGFVIAGTSAGAMAMTKEMIAGGSATEAFIKGAVTMYKGLSLIPEVIIDTHFIRRGRFGRQSEAVAKFPNLIGIGLAEDTGMIIKNGNDCTVIGSGMAIVFDGSTLTHNNEKVLKVGTPMTMANLRVHVLSNGDQFDIKNRKVSVLPIEAPFI; from the coding sequence ATGCAGCAGATGAAAGGCACTTTGATTCCTATTGGTGGAAACGAAGACAAAGGATTGAGCGATGACGAAATGGACACACAAGATTTTATTGATGAGGGAATTTTATCTCACGTTGTCAATGAAGCTGGTGGTATTGATGCTAAAATTGTAGTAATTCCTACGGCTTCTTCCATTCCTGTAGAAGTTGGCGAAAATTATTTGGAAGCTTTTCAAATATTAGGTTGTACAGATGTAACCGTTTTAGATATTAGAAGCAAAAAAGATTCAAGAAAACAATCAGCTATTGATTTAATTAAAAATGCACAATGTATTATGTTTTCTGGCGGAGATCAATCTAAAATAACAGATAGAATTGGCGATACAGAAATTCATGATATTTTAGTAAATCGGTATCAAAATGAAGAAGGTTTTGTAATTGCAGGAACAAGTGCTGGCGCAATGGCAATGACAAAGGAAATGATTGCTGGCGGAAGTGCTACAGAAGCATTTATTAAAGGTGCAGTTACGATGTATAAAGGCTTAAGCCTGATTCCAGAAGTGATTATCGACACGCATTTTATCCGTAGAGGACGTTTTGGAAGACAATCAGAAGCTGTGGCAAAATTTCCAAATTTGATCGGAATTGGACTCGCAGAAGATACAGGAATGATTATCAAAAATGGTAATGATTGTACTGTAATTGGCTCTGGAATGGCAATTGTGTTTGATGGTTCTACATTGACACATAACAACGAAAAAGTATTGAAAGTAGGAACGCCAATGACAATGGCAAACTTGCGAGTACACGTTTTATCAAACGGAGATCAGTTTGATATTAAGAACCGTAAAGTTTCTGTTTTACCGATTGAGGCACCTTTTATTTAG